In Aureibacillus halotolerans, the genomic window GTTGGTTAACCATTGGTTTCGTTGGGCATCAACCATCTATTGGAGAAGGATACATATCAACAGGTAGTCTTTATCTTGCATCTGTAGGGCTCTTACCGCTCGGTTTATCGGCAGACGATGCGTTTTGGACAACTACGGAAAAACGATGGACCTCAGTCAAAGTATGGAATGGTGATGATTTCGCTTGTGATCATGCTCTAGATTAAATACTGGTCGAACGTCCTATAGTGGATTGTCTTACAGAGGCATAACGGCGAAACAAAACGATTGCTATGCTCCCAATGACGGAACTCAATCCCATTATAAAGTAAAGAACAGAGGGTGAGAATGTTTCAATGACAAACCCGCCGCCGAGAGAACCAATCATCCCGGAGAGTCCAAAGAAAACAGTAATAAATAATAAATGACCAGAACCTTGTAAGTGAGCGGGAACGAGTTTTGTAATAAATTGAAACGCACAGATGTAGAACACACCAAAGGTTACGCCATGTAAGCATTGCAATGCAATGAGATGAAGCGGATCACTAAGAAATGACAATAGAATCCAGCGAAGGGAAAACAGGAGACTGGCTCCAAGAATCCATGTTAGCTCGCTCAAGCGATGCATCCATAAATGACTTGTTGCATACACCAACGCTTCCGAAAGCACAGCAATAAACCATGCCCAGCCAATAAACGATTCGTCGCCACCCAGTGCTTTCACATATATGCCGAGATATGTATCATTTGTTCGATGTGGAATCGTTACCAAAGTGACAACGAGTAAAAACAGCCAAAATGTAGGAATACCTAACTGTTTGCTCGCTGAAAGCAATGTAAGTGGTGTTTTTACTTGCTTCACATCTGAGATTTTCATAGAAAATAACATCGCAATCAAAATATACCCTAGCAATAAATAGACCAATGTTTCGACACCAGCCAACTGTAGTATCTCTCCACCAATTAATGCAGTAATGGCAAACCCGAGCGACCCGAACGTTCGAATACTGCCAAACGAGATACCTTCCTTGTGAGCCGTTTTCACAGCGAGACTATCAGAGAGACCGCCAATAGGAGACATGAAAAAGAAGAAAAGAGCGGTGCTCCCGATTAAGATATAAAAGGTATCGGTTTGGAAGAGCACAACAGTGCCGATAAACAAACAAAATAAGCAAAAAAGCAAAATGTATTTTACCGTGGATAACTTATCGCTGAGATATCCCCAAAAGGGCTGTGAGAGAATGGAGACAAATGGACCGACGGCCATAAGAATCCCAATCTGAGTACCATCGAGCGAAGACGCTTGAAAATAGATAGGCAAAAAGCTTGTGATAAGCGTAGCAACAGAATGAAAGAAAAATAAAAACACACGAAGCATATACACTTGATTAGAGAAAAAAGGGCTCATCAAAATGGATCAGATGCAGCACCATTGCTGCATATCCTCCTTCAATATGTGTTGCGCTTTTTATGACAGCGGTTTAATCATACGAAGAAGGAATGAAATGGTCAATAGGGTAGCCATAAACATTTAAGACTATTTGCAGTGAGTTGTGAGCCATATTTCATATGTTCCGCAATCGAAAAAAAGCGTCCATCATCATACCCATGGACGCTTTTTTTCTATGGAAATAACGAGTCAGCTCCATCAATAAATATTTCCGTCCCAGACAAGTGGGAGGCTTTTTCAGAGCAAAGAAACGAGACCAAGTCTGCTACTTTTTGTGCAGGAGCTGCTCCTTCATGTAATACATGCCGACCGTTAGGATACTCTGTTGGGATGGCGACTTCTTTAAGCTGTGAAGAGTGGGCATGTGTGTTTTCCCCAATGTTTGTGGCGATGGCTCCTGGACAGATGGCGTTCGCTCTAATTCCAAAGCGGCCAAGCTCAACCGCTGCCATTTTCATAAAAGCTATTTGAGCAGCTTTAGCGCTACTGTATAGTGAAGCTCCGAAGTTACTGAAAGTTCGGGTGCCATTGACAGAACTAGTGTAAATGAGCACTCCTTTCGTTTCTTTGAGGTGTGGAACTGTATGCTTGGTTATTAGAAAAGCACTTTTATGATTGACTCCCATTGTTGAGTCCCAGTCTTCTTCCTTGAGGTGTTCAATAGGGGCAAATGTCCCATTGATGCCTGCATTTGAGAAGACGACATCAATTTGACCAAAATGAGAAACAACTTGATCCACCGCTTTTTTAACGTCCTCCTCCTTTGAAACGTTCGCTTCAAGAGCGATCGAAGAAACCCCTTTGTCAGTAAGCTGCTGTTGGACGACGGTTAACCGCTCTTTTTGGATATCTAGAAGTGCAATTTGATAGCCTTCTCTGCCTAATGTAAAAGCAGAAGCTTTCCCTATTCCTGATGCGCCCCCTGTGATTACCGCTGTTTTTTGCATGACAAAATCTCCTTCTTCAGTTTATTCAAACAATACCTTGTTTTTAGGATGAATGCACTTTTGAAGTCTTGTTTTCCATTCAAAAACTCATCCCTCTTCATTTCAGTTGGTGTTTATTTTAGTGCATAACCAAGCAATGAAGGTTTGTTACGTTTTAGATGTTTAGCCTATTGACAACAAAACTTGGCAAGTGTATCATTGGTTTTGACAACAAAACTTGGCAGTTATGAAGGAGGGATTTTCATATGACAGCTTGTCGAGAAGTAGTTGGGAAAACAAGGTTAAGTAAGCTTTCATAATTTCTAAACCTTGCATTCTTGTATTATCAGTTCCGCTCCATGAATGGAGACTGTCATCATGTGAATGATTGAGACATCCAAAAGCAGCTATTGGTATTCTGTAGTTTTTGAAGATAAATGATGGATGGCAGATGGTTATTCGAAAGTGTAAAAGTGCATTTTTTTGTAATAAGTAAAAGTTCACCTTATGGATGAAGGTCGGGAGTTTGGTTGATAGGATCCCCGAGGGTTATTGGACATTTTTTTGATTTTGTAAGTCGAATGTGAATAGTTCACTCACCTACACTATTGAAAGGAGTTTTACCATGTCTGAAATAAAAACGAATGAAACAGTTAACGAACTTGAGTCTCGCAAAAATATCACAAGACCGGGATGGCCTGAAATTGGAATGATGGTGCTAGGGTTTCTGCTTGTCATGGTGGCGACAGTTCCATTTATCACGATGTTCACAGAGCCGGGAACCCCAATGAATGGTGTATTGCTAGCTGCATTATCCGGTCTTGCTGGATTGGGTGCCTTTTATGCAGCTTACCTCTTACGCATCCGTTCGGGTGCTTCATTTGGCCTGAAACGAGTGTCCAAGCGCTGGATCTTGATTAGTGTTGGATTAGGGGTTGTTGTTTTTATACTAGGTCGCCTTGCTGTCATTGTCATGTATGAGTTAGGTATTGGGAATTTCGATTTGCAAGCCTCCTACAGAGCTGCTTCTACGGCAGGGACACTCTATTTGATTGTTCATATGCTGATGATCGCTGTTCTGACGCCCCTTGGTGAAGAATTTGCTTTCCGTGGCGTACTCACGAACGCTTTGCTTCGCTACGGTCCTTGGGTTAGTATCTTCGGAAGTGCGATAATTTTCGCCACTGCTCATGGAATAACTGTGGCATGGCCGCTAGCCTTTTTCTGTGGTATCGCCAGTGGTTATACGTTCTATCGGACACGGTCAGTCTGGCCAGGTGTCGTTATCCATGCGGTAACCAACGGCTTAGGAACACTCACTGGGGTTATTTTCACCATGTTTTTTAGTTAAAGTGTAGCATCTCTACACTCCTAATACTGTCTGTTTATACGTTTAGGAACCCACCCCATACATCATGTAAATGACATGGGGTGGTTTTTTTTAGCACATCGTCACAACGAGTAGAATAGATCGCAACAACGCAAATGCAGTGTTATTGAATATTAATTTGCCCATATGAAATCAACATAATTGTGGTGAATCACCTAGTCAAAGGAAAACATTCATTTTTTTTCATATGAATTTCGTAAGTATCGCAAGAAAAACAATAAGTGAACCGAAATACTAATGGAGGGAGTTGGCTTTACTGGTAGACGTTCGGTGATATGATAAACAAATGTATGAGGGAGGTTTTGCGAGAGACTTTTATTGTTCTACATAGTCACTTGCTCAAATGAAGGACAAGGCATTGTACAAAAAATAGAAAGCAATGTCTTCTTAATGTTTAATTTCGCAGGGAGAAGGAGAAAATCAGTTTATGAGAAAATTATTAACAGGTGCTTTAATTGCCAGCTTAAGTGTATCCGTTGTCACTCCAAAAGTATCTGCTGATGAACGAAGCAATCAAGCATATACCCAAAAAGAATTAGAAGAAGAAATGACACCGGTTTTTATGGAGATGGAGATCAACGGAAATGAAGCCATCTTGGATTATGAGGTATACAATCTTAATGGGCGAACGATGATGCCATTACGGGCAATGTCAGAGCTGT contains:
- a CDS encoding SDR family oxidoreductase, with translation MQKTAVITGGASGIGKASAFTLGREGYQIALLDIQKERLTVVQQQLTDKGVSSIALEANVSKEEDVKKAVDQVVSHFGQIDVVFSNAGINGTFAPIEHLKEEDWDSTMGVNHKSAFLITKHTVPHLKETKGVLIYTSSVNGTRTFSNFGASLYSSAKAAQIAFMKMAAVELGRFGIRANAICPGAIATNIGENTHAHSSQLKEVAIPTEYPNGRHVLHEGAAPAQKVADLVSFLCSEKASHLSGTEIFIDGADSLFP
- a CDS encoding MFS transporter, whose amino-acid sequence is MSPFFSNQVYMLRVFLFFFHSVATLITSFLPIYFQASSLDGTQIGILMAVGPFVSILSQPFWGYLSDKLSTVKYILLFCLFCLFIGTVVLFQTDTFYILIGSTALFFFFMSPIGGLSDSLAVKTAHKEGISFGSIRTFGSLGFAITALIGGEILQLAGVETLVYLLLGYILIAMLFSMKISDVKQVKTPLTLLSASKQLGIPTFWLFLLVVTLVTIPHRTNDTYLGIYVKALGGDESFIGWAWFIAVLSEALVYATSHLWMHRLSELTWILGASLLFSLRWILLSFLSDPLHLIALQCLHGVTFGVFYICAFQFITKLVPAHLQGSGHLLFITVFFGLSGMIGSLGGGFVIETFSPSVLYFIMGLSSVIGSIAIVLFRRYASVRQSTIGRSTSI
- a CDS encoding CPBP family intramembrane glutamic endopeptidase, translating into MSEIKTNETVNELESRKNITRPGWPEIGMMVLGFLLVMVATVPFITMFTEPGTPMNGVLLAALSGLAGLGAFYAAYLLRIRSGASFGLKRVSKRWILISVGLGVVVFILGRLAVIVMYELGIGNFDLQASYRAASTAGTLYLIVHMLMIAVLTPLGEEFAFRGVLTNALLRYGPWVSIFGSAIIFATAHGITVAWPLAFFCGIASGYTFYRTRSVWPGVVIHAVTNGLGTLTGVIFTMFFS